CCAATCGGGCCCTTGTTGTTCTACAGACAGACCCTGCTACTTGTATTATAAATGCCCGTCCAAAACAGACTATTTATGAATTTATCAGTAGAAATAATATTTCTTTCGATATAAGTTATTCTTCTTTAGATTTTGAAAAAAAAGAAATATTGAATCTTATTAAATATGAAAAAACACGAGTAAGTGACATTCAAGACACCATTAGAGCCGTGATTGACAAAAAATACAATGTACAAATATGCAGTGGATCTGGATTTATCCTGAATATATATACCGGTCAGATCGACTTTACCATCACTGCTGGTGGAAAAATATTTCCAGAGGTTTTAGAAGTAGTGGAAGAACTTAAAAGAAGAAATTTCCACATTTACGTGGCATCAGGGGATAGAACTAAATCTTTGGAAGAACTAGCCAATTACATCAACATTCCATCTGAAAATGTTTTTGGCACTGCAAATTCCAAGAGAAAACAAGAGATAGTTAAGGAGCTTAAAAAGAGTTATAGTGTAATGATGGTTGGAAATAGTGCTAATGATATTTTAGCCCTTCAAGAAGCAGATGTTGGAGTGTTAACTACCCAACAAGATGACAAACCTTCTTTAAAAGTTATTAATGCAGCAGATGTGGTTGTGAATAACATAAAAGAAATTTTGGATATTAATTTCTAACTAAAACTGTTATTTATCTGAAAATATTATTGGAAATTTACCTCATTTTCTTAACATATTATCTCCAGATTAGGAATTATTATACTATTAATGCATAATTGAAATTATTAATTCCATGGCATACTCAGTTATCAGTGCACCTTTGAAAAAAGGAAATGTAAGGTAAACAATTCTTGACCTCCATAACAATCTTAGAATTAGAATGGTGATTTATTCTCCAAAAAACCACGAGAAGGAAATTTATGAAATATTCCATAAATTAGGGGATATATCAAGTACAGAGCGGTATAAGATTGTTTTGGTGGGATTTAATTATATTTAGCACTGTAATTCCTAAAACCAGTAGAGTTAACGCAATGACAAAAAAACACCACCCACCGAGTTTCAATCATTTAAGGGTTGATATTAGTAGAACTGATTTGGTTGTAGTTTTCCTGCAATTGAAGGTACTCTAATTTATAAAGATCTTTCCAAGCTTTTAATAGCACTGCGAACAGCTCTTTCTTCCACTACCTTATGCGCTACCAGTAATCCAATTAGCAGTAAAGGTATCAGAATGTCCACAATTAAAGTTGCTCCCACAGTTCCAAGGGCATAATTAGAAACAGAAAGCATATTACTAATATAGGCTATGGCCGCACCTAAATAAAAAACAGAAACGCCGATTACTGTTGCAGTCCAAAAATTACCCCTTATCCAGTAGCACAATAATCCTAAAACACCAAATGCTAGATTGGTAAATGCGACCTCCATTTGGAATGGGTTCCCAACGGCCCAACCAATATTAGATGCAACTTGATTTGCAAAAAACGC
This Methanobacterium sp. DNA region includes the following protein-coding sequences:
- a CDS encoding HAD family hydrolase; translated protein: MKAVVFDNSGTLISRYRAIKDIKSGLINDNVCSIDLVDQDPNRALVVLQTDPATCIINARPKQTIYEFISRNNISFDISYSSLDFEKKEILNLIKYEKTRVSDIQDTIRAVIDKKYNVQICSGSGFILNIYTGQIDFTITAGGKIFPEVLEVVEELKRRNFHIYVASGDRTKSLEELANYINIPSENVFGTANSKRKQEIVKELKKSYSVMMVGNSANDILALQEADVGVLTTQQDDKPSLKVINAADVVVNNIKEILDINF